GCGGCCATGGGACCGCTGTGGAGCGCGCGCACCAGATGGCCGCGCACGTCCACCACGTCCAGGTCGACCTCGCCCGCGCGCGGCAGCGAGAAGATCACCTTGGTCGACGGGTTGAACGGGTTGGGGTAGTTGCCCGCCAGGACCAGCGTCCGGGGCGTGTCGCCGGCGCCCGTGGACGATTCGACCGTCAGGGTGACCGTCACGACCTCGGGGCCGCCGCCGGCGTTGTGGGCGATCAGGACGTAGGCCGTGTAGACGCCGTCGGCCAGGCCGGTGGCGTCGTAGGTCAAGGTCACCGGCTGGTTGCCGCCCTGGGGCAGCGTGCCCGACTCGACGTCGAGGGTCAGCCAGGTCACCATTTCGAAGAGGGTGAAGACGGCGTTGCTCTGGTCGGCGACCGTGTCGTCGAGGCTCGAGACGCGGATCAGGGCCGCGGTGGTGCTCGGTCCCGGGAAGACGACGGACTCGTCGCCGTCGTTGGGCGTGCTCGCCACCAGGGTTTCCCAGCTGCCGCCGCCGTTGCGGCTCAGCTCTATCTTGACGTCGGTCACGTCGCCGGCGTGGTCCCAGGTCACCGGGTGGGCGTAACCCCAGGCCATCGTCTCGCCGCCGTTGGGTTGCGTGACGGTGACCGACGGACCCGAGGCGGTCATGGCGAAGCTGCCGCTCAGGTCGTGGGGCGTGGAGCCGTAGATGTCGCCCTGGATGAACCAGCCGAAGGCCTGTTCGCCGGACAGGGAGCCGCCGAAGGTCACGTTGACGGTGCCGTTCGCCGTCTCGCCGCCGTGCAGGGCTCCCCAGCTGCCGTCGTTGCCGTGCCAGTTGACGGTCACGCCGTCGCCGGTCGGCCCGTTGAAGCTCAGGGGCGCCGTGCCGCCCGTCAGGGCGGTGGCCGAGTTGACCGTGACGCCGACGGGGAAGTCGATCTCCACGTCGGTCAGCCACTCGTAGTCGGTGCTGGCGTTGTAGACCGAGATGTGCAGGTCCACGGTCTCGCCGGCCAGGAATTCGGTCTCGGCGCAGGAGACGGTGGAGCCCGCCACGCTCTTGGCGGTCTTCTCGTACGGATTCTCGGCCTGGATGGACAGGCTGAAGTTGAGCTGCGATTCGGGCTCGCCCGTGTTGGTGATCGTCAGGACATCCGTGTCGAGCTGGCCGGGCTCCAGGGTGGCGGCGCAGGTGGTGACGCTCAGGTCGATCTGCGGCGAGGCCATCAGGATGTCCTCGACGTGCGGCTCGCGGTTCTGGGCGGTGACGACCATGTGCAGGGGCAGGCCGCCGTCGGGCGTCGTCATGAAGTCGATGGTCGCCGACCCGGAGACGCCCACGCTGCCAGCGCCGATCAGGATCGTGCCCTGGGTCAGGCCGACGTAGCTGCCCGGCACGGCGCTGATGGTGATCGACGTGGCGCCCATGGCATCGACGGTGACCGCGTTGGGAGCCGGCACGCCCATGTAGGTGCTCAGGCTGGGGTCGCCCATCAGGTTGTAGATGTTCCAGTAGTACGACGTGCTGCCCGAGCCCGCCTCCTGCACGGCCAGGTTGCCGGCGAAGACCATGGCGTCGTTGGTCACGTACCACTGGTCCATGCCCTCGCCGTGGTCGTGGAAGACGCCGTCGTAGGCGCCCAGGCCGGTGACGGCGTATGTCGGACTGGAGCTGATGGAGCCGGAGCCCACGCCCCACCAGTAGTCCTCGTCCCACAGCGTGCTGTTGCTGGCGCCGATGTAGCCGATCGCGCCCTTGTTCGCCGCGCGCAGCCAGGTCTCGGCGAAGCATTCGCCGTAGTCGTAGGTGCTGGTCAGGCAGCAGTTGCCCACCGCCATGCAGTATTTGCCGTCGTTGGTCAGCGAGTTGATGTTCGACTGGGTGAAGCTGGGGTCGCTCCAGCTGGTCTCGCTGCCGTGGGCGGTGTAGTTGATGTACGCCACGCCGTCGTTGACGGTCTGGACGACGGCGGCCGGCACGCCCGCGCCGTCCGAGGCGGGATAGAGCCACGTGTTGCTGGTGATGCCGTGCGCGGCGTTGAAGTAGGTGTTGGTCCCGTAGTTGATCTGGCCGTTGCCGTAAGTCGGCGCATAGCCGGCATCCACGCCGGCGATCATGGTCACCTCGCCCAGGTAGCTGGGATCGGGCATGGTGAACTGGTCGTACATCATGGTCTTGTCGATCATGGCCTGCAGCTGTGTGGCGTTGGTGCAGGAGAAGCGGCCGTAGTAGATGTCGGGCACGTAGTCGCCGTCGACGGCGCAGTAGGGCCGGTCGGTGGCGTCGCCGCTCACGGTGAACGTGGGCATCTGGGCCACGTCGCCCACGAAGAGCACGAAGCTGGGCGCGGGCTGCGCGGGCGTGGCGTTGTCGTACAGGTCGTGGATGTACGACTGGATGGTCGTGGTGGTCGAGCCGACCTCGGGTGTGTCGGTCACGGCCACGATCATGATGAAGCCGCGCTGGATCTTCCAGTTCACGAAGTCGGTCAGCTGGTACTGGAACTCGGGCGGGGTGACGATGACCATGGTCACCACGTCGCGGACGTGGTCGGGGAAGCTGTCGTGCAGGCCCTTGGCGCCGTCGAACTGGGCGTAGAGGTTGTCGAAGAAGGGGCTGTCGGTCCGGGCCCACAGGTCGGCGCCGGAGCTCTTGTCGCCGCCCTCGTAGACTACTTCCAGATCGGCGCTCTCGACGATCTCCAGCTCGCCCGTCAGGGGCCGGTAGCTGACCGGCGCGAACTCGAGCCGTGCGAAGTCCATGGCGCGCAGGCGGCCCTGGGGCGCCACGGCGGCCAGGTCGCGTCCGACCCTGTCGACGGTGTAGGCCGACTCGTCGTAGACGAAGGGCCAGCTCTGCGCGTCGGCGTTCTTGGGCATCGAGGGCTGGGCCGGCATGAGCCGCCCGGCGATCCCGAAGTCGGCGAGCCTGACGGTGCGCGTCTCGACGTTGCTCAGCTCGACGCGGGCGACGGCCCCGTGGGGCACGGCGATCAGCGTGTTGATCATGGGCAGCTCGGGGGCGCCCTCGTCGTGGGTGGCGTGGAAGCCGGGCAGCACCAGGCGGGTGAATTCGCCGCCCTTGGTGGACACGTCGATGGTCTGGATATCGCCCACCCGCACGTGATATTGCAGGCCGCCGGCCTTCTGGTCGATCAGTTCGATGGAGGATGTCGTCCCGTTGACGGGAATGGTGCCGGCCAGGGCGATCGTCGCCGAGGCGGCCAGGATGATTGCGGCAGTCAAGCCGATGAGCGCGCGCTTGGGCATGAGCAAGCTCCCCTGAGGTTGAATCCAGAGTGATGTTGACCGGTCACAATCATAACATTCAATGATCACGAAACCATCACATTGGCGCCGTGATCGGGGATCATGCCCGGGACCGAAGCGATGCCGCATGCGGCGTGTGGGCCCCGGGATTGCCACCCTCGCCGTCGTTCCCCGACTTGGCCGCCAGGTGACGATGTGCTAACATGTGCCGACAGGCCCAATTGGGCCTCGATTCGCCTGCTTCGATCCGGAGGACCCTGAGACCATGGCTGTGCGGACCTACGTGAAACCGACTTCCCTGTCCGAAGCCGCCGCGTTGCTCGCCGCGCACGAGCGCGCGGTGATCATCGGCGGCGGGGCGTATCTGCGGCTGGGCGCCCGGAGCTTCGACGTGGCCGTCGATCTCTACGACGCCGGCCTGGACTACGTGCGCGAGACCGGGGACGGCCTGGAGCTCGGGGCCATGGCCTATTAGCGATTGATTATTGGTTGTTGTTTGATTATTGATATTTTTAGTATCTCGTAATATATTACCATATTTAATTATTCTTTCAAAATAGTATCCTGAATTTTGTCTAGGAGCGGTGAAAGTTAAACCGCCCTCCTGGTTTGGTTGGAGCCTTAAATAGAACCTTGTGTTCTTGCTCCTAGACAATATTTTAGATATTATCATATTGGGGCGTGGCGCAGTCTGGTAGTGCACCCGCTTTGGGAGCGGGATGTCGCAGGTTCAAATCCTGTCGCCTGATGCCTTCGTTCTTTTTAACAGTTTTTACAGTTTGTTTTAGGCGTATAGTTCAGCTTGGTAGAACGCCCTGATGGGGTCAGGGAGGTCGCGGGTTAAATTCCGGCTACGCCTATCAACCCAAATATAAAGACCCTTTTCTTTAGGAACAGGGTCTTCTTTTTAAAGAAAGTGTTAACAATATTAAAAAACAAAAGAAGGTAATTTCAATGTCACAGATAGATGAAGAGATTGATGCGTTATCATTGTTAAGGCTCAGGTTAAAGGGTAGCTTGGAGGGAAAGGGAGATCTTCCTGATCACGAAGATACATTAAAGATTATTCATGCTTATTTTGTTCAGTTTATTTATATGAACGGGGAGGATGTGAAATGAATAGAGAAGTGAGAGGGTCAGAAAGGAACGTAAGATGCCCACAATGCAACAAAAA
The genomic region above belongs to bacterium and contains:
- a CDS encoding FAD binding domain-containing protein, which codes for MAVRTYVKPTSLSEAAALLAAHERAVIIGGGAYLRLGARSFDVAVDLYDAGLDYVRETGDGLELGAMAY